The genomic DNA cttcaacTTTGTATTTGTGTTCCAATATGACTGCGAGACATCACCATATGAGCCTGCAATAGCGAGGCTGGCCAAAATGTTTAAAGTTTTGGAAGAGCAGAATCAGATCTTATCTAAAGCTGAGCGTGATCTTGTATTTTTCGACTTTAAATCTACAGAAAGTACGGGCGAGCAAGAAGGGAAAATAAGCAATGACAAGGCCAATACTAAGAGCCAAAGGAGCTCCTTTGAGAAGTATAAACAAATTATTCatgaattggaaaataatgtatcaaaattttccgTACGAGATTTGGTAATGAGAGTTTATCAAGACCTTAATAATTATTCTGAGTGTTTAATACCTATCGATGACGGAAATGCGGTGGATATTAGAATTTTTCCGATCAGAAAACCGCCAAGTCCCGGAATATCGATCGAAGATGTTCCCATATCTACAGTAAATTTGAACAAACTCATAGACGTCAATTGGGATCCCACAATGTTGAAGATCGTTACCTTTATCGACGGTTTGAATAGTATCTCTAAGATTGCTAAACTTAGCGATAGTGATCCTGATTTAGTTGTTGAGTGTATCAAACACTTGATATACTATAAATGCGTGATACTGTCAGATATCTTTCAGTTTGGCAACATATATGCGCCAACTAGTTTACTTCGACAGTTTTTGACAGATCCCGCCTTAGCAAGTGAATGTCAATCTTATGTGTACATCAAGGAGCAATCAAATCTGTCGAGCTTACCATTTTCTCTCTCAAAGATCTCCGACGCTGAAAGCGGACAAGATGAGTCCTTCCAAAAGAACAGAAATGCTAATTCTAGGGCAGCATCCGAAAGCTCATTAGGTGATCGACATTCAAACACCCGAAAATCCTCATCTCTCTCATCTGGTACTTTTGCTGTTCATCGTGGAAAACAGAATCAAGGCAGTTTTTCTAGTACTAACACTAATCGCTCTGATATCGTTTTTGATCATCTGCCTACGCGATCATGTCTTTTTGACCTATACAGGTCCTTGAACCAAGGCATAACTATAAAAGAGTGGTATAAAGATCATTACCATATAATACAATCAAATAAGATAGATGTGAGGAggttcattatttttggtGTTGTCAAAAACATAATTCACAGGTGCTATTCTTTCCCTGTATTCAAGAATTtagaaa from Zygotorulaspora mrakii chromosome 7, complete sequence includes the following:
- the NPR2 gene encoding nitrogen permease regulating protein NPR2 (similar to Saccharomyces cerevisiae NPR2 (YEL062W); ancestral locus Anc_6.17); this encodes MYDNFKGFVPIHTIFYAVFHPTEGTKVRYEFPPGNLESHNINFDTIKNFIIPKPQLCHKLLTLKYKNYRIVSYPVTINSSYYARNFFSFNFVFVFQYDCETSPYEPAIARLAKMFKVLEEQNQILSKAERDLVFFDFKSTESTGEQEGKISNDKANTKSQRSSFEKYKQIIHELENNVSKFSVRDLVMRVYQDLNNYSECLIPIDDGNAVDIRIFPIRKPPSPGISIEDVPISTVNLNKLIDVNWDPTMLKIVTFIDGLNSISKIAKLSDSDPDLVVECIKHLIYYKCVILSDIFQFGNIYAPTSLLRQFLTDPALASECQSYVYIKEQSNLSSLPFSLSKISDAESGQDESFQKNRNANSRAASESSLGDRHSNTRKSSSLSSGTFAVHRGKQNQGSFSSTNTNRSDIVFDHLPTRSCLFDLYRSLNQGITIKEWYKDHYHIIQSNKIDVRRFIIFGVVKNIIHRCYSFPVFKNLEIFGLFKGLGEKNTDISSSGNATRSAGAQKFTKNIFSSADIKFGAEEGGKYKGNKTQSSQLNIGDEALQNAYKKLSLSGLHESRLTASQPLSRFYRDQSQPSSSDLSIQNFYSIKRSERPSKVSFDMKEDTPNFTRNLASQKEKNRRSELIKSEEEKSDQKLWLLECLKGVENLDRICLRLEKSRSEVEELLRDFGDYKIINS